A genomic segment from Mustela lutreola isolate mMusLut2 chromosome 15, mMusLut2.pri, whole genome shotgun sequence encodes:
- the SEC14L1 gene encoding SEC14-like protein 1 isoform X2 — MVQKYQSPVRVYKHPFELIMAAYERRFPTCPLIPMFVDSDTVNEFKSEDGAIHVIERRCKLDIDAPRLLKKIAGVDYVYFVQKNSLNSRERTLHIEAHNETFSNRVIINEHCCYTVHPENEDWTCFEQSASLDIKSFFGFESTVEKIAMKQYTSNIKKGKEIIEYYLRQLEEEGITFVPRWTPPSIAPSSEASSSCKKQAASLAVVVPDAAQAEGPGSEALSSPSGPPEPTAGTPDDKLDADYIKRYLGDLTPLQESCLIRLRQWLQETHKGKIPKDEHILRFLRARDFNIDKAREILCQSLTWRKQHQVDYILETWSPPQVLQDYYAGGWHHHDKDGRPLYVLRLGQMDTKGLVRALGEEALLRYVLSINEEGLRRCEENTEVFGRPISSWTCLVDLEGLNMRHLWRPGVKALLRIIEVVEANYPETLGRLLILRAPRVFPVLWTLVSPFIDDNTRRKFLIYAGNDYQGPGGLLDYIDKEIIPDFLSGECMCEVPEGGLVPKSLYRTAEELENEDLRLWTETIYQSASVFKGAPHEILIQIVDASSVITWDFDVCKGDIVFNIYHSKRSPQPPKKDSLGAHSITSPGGNNVQLIDRVWQLGRDYSMVESPLICREGESVQGSHVTRWPGFYILQWRFHSMPACAATNLPRVDDVLASLQVSSHKCKVMYYTEVIGSEDFRGSMTSLESSHSGFSQLSAATTSSSQSQSSSMISRT; from the exons GCCTATGAAAGGAGGTTTCCTACATGTCCTTTGATCCCGATGTTTGTGGACAGTGACACTGTGAATGAGTTCAAGAGTGAAGATGGGGCTATTCACGTTATAGAACGGCGCTGTAAGCTGGACATAGACGCACCGAGGCTGCTTAAAAAG ATTGCGGGAGTTGATTATGTTTATTTTGTCCAGAAAAACTCACTGAATTCTCGGGAACGAACTTTGCACATTGAGGCTCACAATGAAACATTTTCTAATCGGGTCATCATCAATGAGCACTGCTGCTACACC GTTCACCCGGAAAATGAAGATTGGACTTGTTTTGAACAGTCTGCAAGTTTAGATATTAAATCTTTCTTTGGTTTTGAAAGTACAGTGGAAAAAATTGCAATGAAACAGTACACCAGTAACATTAAAAAA ggaaaagaaatcatCGAATACTATCTTCGTCAGCTGGAAGAAGAAGGCATAACGTTCGTGCCCCGCTGGACTCCGCCTTCCATTGCCCCGTCCTCCGAGGCCTCCTCGTCGTGCAAGAAGCAGGCAGCGTCCTTAGCTGTTGTGGTTCCAGacgctgcccaggcagagggGCCGGGCAGCGAGGCCCTCAGCAGCCCCAGCGGGCCGCCCGAGCCCACGGCGGGGACCCCGGACG ACAAACTAGATGCGGACTACATCAAGAGGTACCTGGGTGATTTGACCCCGCTACAGGAGAGCTGCCTGATCCGACTTCGCCAGTGGCTCCAGGAGACCCATAAGGGCAAA ATCCCGAAAGACGAGCATATTCTCCGGTTCCTACGTGCCCGGGACTTCAATATCGACAAAGCCAGAGAGATCCTGTGTCAGTCCTTGACTTGGCGAAAGCAGCACCAGGTGGACTACATTCTGGAGACCTGGAGCCCCCCGCAGGTCCTGCAGGACTACTACGCGGGGGGCTGGCACCACCACGACAAAG ACGGGCGGCCGCTGTACGTGCTCCGGCTGGGGCAGATGGACACCAAGGGCCTGGTGCGAGCCCTCGGGGAGGAGGCTCTGCTGCGCTAC GTTCTCTCCATAAACGAAGAGGGGCTGAGGCGGTgtgaagaaaatacagaagtctTCGGTCGGCCCATCAG CTCGTGGACCTGCCTGGTGGACCTGGAGGGGCTCAACATGCGCCACCTGTGGAGACCTGGCGTCAAGGCCCTGCTGCGCATCATAGAGGTGGTAGAGGCCAACTACCCTGAAACGCTCGGCCGCCTCCTCATCCTGCGCGCTCCCCGCGTCTTCCCAGTCCTCTGGACGCTG GTTAGTCCATTCATTGATGACAACACCAGAAGGAAATTCCTGATTTATGCAGGAAATGACTACCAGGGCCCCGGAGGCCTGCTGGACTACATCGATAAAGAGATCATCCCAGATTTCCTGAGCGGGGAGTGCATG TGTGAGGTGCCTGAGGGCGGACTGGTCCCCAAGTCTCTGTACAGGACTGCGGAGGAGCTGGAGAACGAGGACCTCCGGCTCTGGACCGAGACCATCTACCAGTCTGCAAGCGTCTTCAAAGGAGCCCCGCACGAG ATTCTCATTCAGATCGTGGATGCCTCTTCAGTGATCACTTGGGATTTTGACGTGTGCAAAGGAGACATCGTCTTCAACATCTACCACTCCAAGAGGTCGCCCCAGCCCCCCAAGAAGGACTCCCTGGGGGCGCACAGCATCACTTCCCCGGGAGGGAACAATGTGCAGCTGATAGACCGAGTCTGGCAGCTGGGCCGCGACTACAGCATGGTGGAGTCGCCTCTGATCTGCAGAGAAGGGGAGAGCGTGCAG GGCTCGCACGTGACCAGGTGGCCGGGCTTCTACATCCTGCAGTGGAGGTTCCACAGCATGCCCGCGTGCGCCGCCACCAACCTGCCGCGGGTGGACGACGTGCTGGCCTCCCTGCAGGTGTCGTCCCACAAGTGCAAAGTGATGTACTACACCGAGGTGATCGGCTCCGAGGACTTCCG AGGCTCTATGACCAGCCTGGAGTCCAGCCACAGCGGGTTCTCCCAGCTGAgtgccgccaccacctcctccagcCAGTCTCAGTCCAGCTCCATGATTTCCAG GACATGA
- the SEC14L1 gene encoding SEC14-like protein 1 isoform X1, which yields MVQKYQSPVRVYKHPFELIMAAYERRFPTCPLIPMFVDSDTVNEFKSEDGAIHVIERRCKLDIDAPRLLKKIAGVDYVYFVQKNSLNSRERTLHIEAHNETFSNRVIINEHCCYTVHPENEDWTCFEQSASLDIKSFFGFESTVEKIAMKQYTSNIKKGKEIIEYYLRQLEEEGITFVPRWTPPSIAPSSEASSSCKKQAASLAVVVPDAAQAEGPGSEALSSPSGPPEPTAGTPDDKLDADYIKRYLGDLTPLQESCLIRLRQWLQETHKGKIPKDEHILRFLRARDFNIDKAREILCQSLTWRKQHQVDYILETWSPPQVLQDYYAGGWHHHDKDGRPLYVLRLGQMDTKGLVRALGEEALLRYVLSINEEGLRRCEENTEVFGRPISSWTCLVDLEGLNMRHLWRPGVKALLRIIEVVEANYPETLGRLLILRAPRVFPVLWTLVSPFIDDNTRRKFLIYAGNDYQGPGGLLDYIDKEIIPDFLSGECMCEVPEGGLVPKSLYRTAEELENEDLRLWTETIYQSASVFKGAPHEILIQIVDASSVITWDFDVCKGDIVFNIYHSKRSPQPPKKDSLGAHSITSPGGNNVQLIDRVWQLGRDYSMVESPLICREGESVQGSHVTRWPGFYILQWRFHSMPACAATNLPRVDDVLASLQVSSHKCKVMYYTEVIGSEDFRGSMTSLESSHSGFSQLSAATTSSSQSQSSSMISRLDVL from the exons GCCTATGAAAGGAGGTTTCCTACATGTCCTTTGATCCCGATGTTTGTGGACAGTGACACTGTGAATGAGTTCAAGAGTGAAGATGGGGCTATTCACGTTATAGAACGGCGCTGTAAGCTGGACATAGACGCACCGAGGCTGCTTAAAAAG ATTGCGGGAGTTGATTATGTTTATTTTGTCCAGAAAAACTCACTGAATTCTCGGGAACGAACTTTGCACATTGAGGCTCACAATGAAACATTTTCTAATCGGGTCATCATCAATGAGCACTGCTGCTACACC GTTCACCCGGAAAATGAAGATTGGACTTGTTTTGAACAGTCTGCAAGTTTAGATATTAAATCTTTCTTTGGTTTTGAAAGTACAGTGGAAAAAATTGCAATGAAACAGTACACCAGTAACATTAAAAAA ggaaaagaaatcatCGAATACTATCTTCGTCAGCTGGAAGAAGAAGGCATAACGTTCGTGCCCCGCTGGACTCCGCCTTCCATTGCCCCGTCCTCCGAGGCCTCCTCGTCGTGCAAGAAGCAGGCAGCGTCCTTAGCTGTTGTGGTTCCAGacgctgcccaggcagagggGCCGGGCAGCGAGGCCCTCAGCAGCCCCAGCGGGCCGCCCGAGCCCACGGCGGGGACCCCGGACG ACAAACTAGATGCGGACTACATCAAGAGGTACCTGGGTGATTTGACCCCGCTACAGGAGAGCTGCCTGATCCGACTTCGCCAGTGGCTCCAGGAGACCCATAAGGGCAAA ATCCCGAAAGACGAGCATATTCTCCGGTTCCTACGTGCCCGGGACTTCAATATCGACAAAGCCAGAGAGATCCTGTGTCAGTCCTTGACTTGGCGAAAGCAGCACCAGGTGGACTACATTCTGGAGACCTGGAGCCCCCCGCAGGTCCTGCAGGACTACTACGCGGGGGGCTGGCACCACCACGACAAAG ACGGGCGGCCGCTGTACGTGCTCCGGCTGGGGCAGATGGACACCAAGGGCCTGGTGCGAGCCCTCGGGGAGGAGGCTCTGCTGCGCTAC GTTCTCTCCATAAACGAAGAGGGGCTGAGGCGGTgtgaagaaaatacagaagtctTCGGTCGGCCCATCAG CTCGTGGACCTGCCTGGTGGACCTGGAGGGGCTCAACATGCGCCACCTGTGGAGACCTGGCGTCAAGGCCCTGCTGCGCATCATAGAGGTGGTAGAGGCCAACTACCCTGAAACGCTCGGCCGCCTCCTCATCCTGCGCGCTCCCCGCGTCTTCCCAGTCCTCTGGACGCTG GTTAGTCCATTCATTGATGACAACACCAGAAGGAAATTCCTGATTTATGCAGGAAATGACTACCAGGGCCCCGGAGGCCTGCTGGACTACATCGATAAAGAGATCATCCCAGATTTCCTGAGCGGGGAGTGCATG TGTGAGGTGCCTGAGGGCGGACTGGTCCCCAAGTCTCTGTACAGGACTGCGGAGGAGCTGGAGAACGAGGACCTCCGGCTCTGGACCGAGACCATCTACCAGTCTGCAAGCGTCTTCAAAGGAGCCCCGCACGAG ATTCTCATTCAGATCGTGGATGCCTCTTCAGTGATCACTTGGGATTTTGACGTGTGCAAAGGAGACATCGTCTTCAACATCTACCACTCCAAGAGGTCGCCCCAGCCCCCCAAGAAGGACTCCCTGGGGGCGCACAGCATCACTTCCCCGGGAGGGAACAATGTGCAGCTGATAGACCGAGTCTGGCAGCTGGGCCGCGACTACAGCATGGTGGAGTCGCCTCTGATCTGCAGAGAAGGGGAGAGCGTGCAG GGCTCGCACGTGACCAGGTGGCCGGGCTTCTACATCCTGCAGTGGAGGTTCCACAGCATGCCCGCGTGCGCCGCCACCAACCTGCCGCGGGTGGACGACGTGCTGGCCTCCCTGCAGGTGTCGTCCCACAAGTGCAAAGTGATGTACTACACCGAGGTGATCGGCTCCGAGGACTTCCG AGGCTCTATGACCAGCCTGGAGTCCAGCCACAGCGGGTTCTCCCAGCTGAgtgccgccaccacctcctccagcCAGTCTCAGTCCAGCTCCATGATTTCCAG
- the SEC14L1 gene encoding SEC14-like protein 1 isoform X3, producing the protein MVQKYQSPVRVYKHPFELIMAAYERRFPTCPLIPMFVDSDTVNEFKSEDGAIHVIERRCKLDIDAPRLLKKIAGVDYVYFVQKNSLNSRERTLHIEAHNETFSNRVIINEHCCYTGKEIIEYYLRQLEEEGITFVPRWTPPSIAPSSEASSSCKKQAASLAVVVPDAAQAEGPGSEALSSPSGPPEPTAGTPDDKLDADYIKRYLGDLTPLQESCLIRLRQWLQETHKGKIPKDEHILRFLRARDFNIDKAREILCQSLTWRKQHQVDYILETWSPPQVLQDYYAGGWHHHDKDGRPLYVLRLGQMDTKGLVRALGEEALLRYVLSINEEGLRRCEENTEVFGRPISSWTCLVDLEGLNMRHLWRPGVKALLRIIEVVEANYPETLGRLLILRAPRVFPVLWTLVSPFIDDNTRRKFLIYAGNDYQGPGGLLDYIDKEIIPDFLSGECMCEVPEGGLVPKSLYRTAEELENEDLRLWTETIYQSASVFKGAPHEILIQIVDASSVITWDFDVCKGDIVFNIYHSKRSPQPPKKDSLGAHSITSPGGNNVQLIDRVWQLGRDYSMVESPLICREGESVQGSHVTRWPGFYILQWRFHSMPACAATNLPRVDDVLASLQVSSHKCKVMYYTEVIGSEDFRGSMTSLESSHSGFSQLSAATTSSSQSQSSSMISRLDVL; encoded by the exons GCCTATGAAAGGAGGTTTCCTACATGTCCTTTGATCCCGATGTTTGTGGACAGTGACACTGTGAATGAGTTCAAGAGTGAAGATGGGGCTATTCACGTTATAGAACGGCGCTGTAAGCTGGACATAGACGCACCGAGGCTGCTTAAAAAG ATTGCGGGAGTTGATTATGTTTATTTTGTCCAGAAAAACTCACTGAATTCTCGGGAACGAACTTTGCACATTGAGGCTCACAATGAAACATTTTCTAATCGGGTCATCATCAATGAGCACTGCTGCTACACC ggaaaagaaatcatCGAATACTATCTTCGTCAGCTGGAAGAAGAAGGCATAACGTTCGTGCCCCGCTGGACTCCGCCTTCCATTGCCCCGTCCTCCGAGGCCTCCTCGTCGTGCAAGAAGCAGGCAGCGTCCTTAGCTGTTGTGGTTCCAGacgctgcccaggcagagggGCCGGGCAGCGAGGCCCTCAGCAGCCCCAGCGGGCCGCCCGAGCCCACGGCGGGGACCCCGGACG ACAAACTAGATGCGGACTACATCAAGAGGTACCTGGGTGATTTGACCCCGCTACAGGAGAGCTGCCTGATCCGACTTCGCCAGTGGCTCCAGGAGACCCATAAGGGCAAA ATCCCGAAAGACGAGCATATTCTCCGGTTCCTACGTGCCCGGGACTTCAATATCGACAAAGCCAGAGAGATCCTGTGTCAGTCCTTGACTTGGCGAAAGCAGCACCAGGTGGACTACATTCTGGAGACCTGGAGCCCCCCGCAGGTCCTGCAGGACTACTACGCGGGGGGCTGGCACCACCACGACAAAG ACGGGCGGCCGCTGTACGTGCTCCGGCTGGGGCAGATGGACACCAAGGGCCTGGTGCGAGCCCTCGGGGAGGAGGCTCTGCTGCGCTAC GTTCTCTCCATAAACGAAGAGGGGCTGAGGCGGTgtgaagaaaatacagaagtctTCGGTCGGCCCATCAG CTCGTGGACCTGCCTGGTGGACCTGGAGGGGCTCAACATGCGCCACCTGTGGAGACCTGGCGTCAAGGCCCTGCTGCGCATCATAGAGGTGGTAGAGGCCAACTACCCTGAAACGCTCGGCCGCCTCCTCATCCTGCGCGCTCCCCGCGTCTTCCCAGTCCTCTGGACGCTG GTTAGTCCATTCATTGATGACAACACCAGAAGGAAATTCCTGATTTATGCAGGAAATGACTACCAGGGCCCCGGAGGCCTGCTGGACTACATCGATAAAGAGATCATCCCAGATTTCCTGAGCGGGGAGTGCATG TGTGAGGTGCCTGAGGGCGGACTGGTCCCCAAGTCTCTGTACAGGACTGCGGAGGAGCTGGAGAACGAGGACCTCCGGCTCTGGACCGAGACCATCTACCAGTCTGCAAGCGTCTTCAAAGGAGCCCCGCACGAG ATTCTCATTCAGATCGTGGATGCCTCTTCAGTGATCACTTGGGATTTTGACGTGTGCAAAGGAGACATCGTCTTCAACATCTACCACTCCAAGAGGTCGCCCCAGCCCCCCAAGAAGGACTCCCTGGGGGCGCACAGCATCACTTCCCCGGGAGGGAACAATGTGCAGCTGATAGACCGAGTCTGGCAGCTGGGCCGCGACTACAGCATGGTGGAGTCGCCTCTGATCTGCAGAGAAGGGGAGAGCGTGCAG GGCTCGCACGTGACCAGGTGGCCGGGCTTCTACATCCTGCAGTGGAGGTTCCACAGCATGCCCGCGTGCGCCGCCACCAACCTGCCGCGGGTGGACGACGTGCTGGCCTCCCTGCAGGTGTCGTCCCACAAGTGCAAAGTGATGTACTACACCGAGGTGATCGGCTCCGAGGACTTCCG AGGCTCTATGACCAGCCTGGAGTCCAGCCACAGCGGGTTCTCCCAGCTGAgtgccgccaccacctcctccagcCAGTCTCAGTCCAGCTCCATGATTTCCAG